A single genomic interval of Stenotrophomonas sp. ZAC14D1_NAIMI4_1 harbors:
- a CDS encoding TIGR00266 family protein gives MTQWYFHAAGQAERIGPLDEHAARQFAQANPRALAWCQGMSGWTAVSELAVLHAGPAAPATAAPPVLPAATPAATQAASSSGGHGDPIDFRIVGHEMQFVEIGLDPGESAIAEAGALMFKESTVQMDTVFGDGSQASSGFMDKVMAAGRRVVTGESLFATVYTQTGTGRGKVAFAAPYPGTVLPMKLDQHGGRLICQKDSFLAGARGVRIGVQFQRKIMTGLFGGEGFVMQKLEGDGWVFIHAGGCVIERELAAGERLDVDTGCVVAYHASVEMDVRRVSGIKSMLFGGEGVFLATLTGPGKVWLQSLPFSRLAGRMWMAAPQGGGQSRGEGSILGGLGRALGGDNRF, from the coding sequence ATGACCCAGTGGTACTTCCACGCCGCCGGCCAGGCCGAGCGTATCGGCCCGCTCGACGAGCACGCTGCACGCCAATTTGCGCAGGCCAACCCGCGGGCACTGGCCTGGTGCCAGGGCATGAGCGGGTGGACAGCCGTGTCCGAACTGGCCGTATTGCACGCGGGCCCGGCAGCGCCTGCTACCGCCGCACCGCCGGTACTGCCCGCCGCCACGCCCGCCGCCACGCAGGCAGCCAGCAGCAGCGGCGGCCACGGCGATCCCATCGATTTCCGCATCGTCGGCCATGAAATGCAGTTCGTGGAGATCGGCCTGGACCCGGGCGAAAGCGCGATCGCCGAAGCGGGCGCGCTGATGTTCAAGGAATCGACGGTGCAGATGGACACCGTGTTCGGCGACGGCTCGCAGGCCAGCAGCGGCTTCATGGACAAGGTGATGGCTGCGGGCCGCCGCGTGGTGACCGGCGAAAGCCTGTTCGCCACCGTCTACACCCAGACCGGCACGGGCCGCGGCAAGGTCGCCTTCGCCGCGCCCTACCCCGGCACGGTGCTGCCGATGAAGCTGGACCAGCACGGCGGGCGCCTGATCTGCCAGAAGGACAGCTTCCTGGCCGGCGCGCGCGGCGTACGCATCGGCGTGCAGTTCCAGCGCAAGATCATGACCGGCCTGTTCGGTGGCGAGGGCTTCGTCATGCAGAAGCTGGAAGGCGACGGCTGGGTCTTCATCCATGCCGGTGGCTGCGTGATCGAGCGCGAGCTGGCCGCCGGTGAACGCCTGGACGTGGATACCGGCTGCGTGGTGGCCTACCACGCGTCGGTGGAGATGGACGTGCGCCGGGTCAGCGGCATCAAGAGCATGCTGTTCGGCGGCGAGGGCGTGTTCCTGGCCACGCTGACCGGGCCAGGCAAGGTCTGGCTGCAGTCGCTGCCGTTCTCGCGGCTGGCCGGGCGCATGTGGATGGCCGCGCCGCAGGGCGGCGGGCAGAGCCGCGGCGAAGGCTCGATCCTGGGCGGGCTGGGCCGCGCACTGGGCGGCGACAACCGCTTCTGA